From a region of the Rhizophagus irregularis chromosome 3, complete sequence genome:
- a CDS encoding uncharacterized protein (SECRETED:cutsite_VLG-RP; SECRETED:prob_0.8455); SECRETED:SignalP(1-24) has product MTKRFTSSFLFACIFFVLCSFVLGRPKDIIPELTDTFKANLAATTLYGKIFLLDKDQQPCVKYKPNVDWPMKTTVKLIRNGTIVDEYKYKNVKDKKFIVLKDNLSNIIISLILNLC; this is encoded by the coding sequence ATGACTAAAAGATTCACTTCTTCTTTCTTATTTGCctgcattttttttgttctttgttCCTTTGTTTTGGGAAGACCAAAAGATATTATACCCGAGCTCACAGATACTTTTAAAGCTAACCTTGCTGCAACAACactttatggaaaaatttttcttctcgATAAAGATCAACAACCTTGTGTGAAGTATAAGCCCAATGTAGATTGGCCTATGAAAACAACTGTAAAACTCATTCGAAATGGTACTATTGTggatgaatataaatataaaaatgtaaaagacaagaaatttattgttttaaaagaCAATTTATCAAACATAATTATCAGTTTAATACTCAATCTCTGCTAA